A DNA window from Vigna angularis cultivar LongXiaoDou No.4 chromosome 1, ASM1680809v1, whole genome shotgun sequence contains the following coding sequences:
- the LOC108341400 gene encoding uncharacterized protein LOC108341400 translates to MFRSMSTRRGPGRYERLGKESVTTALLNEGFKRSTSLPSWGPNPSRKMALGSTFGAFNLQRNPTKKGSSSEKKSHPLLSFLALRKKKKTTARPEFARYLEYLKEGGMWDLNSNKPVMHYI, encoded by the coding sequence ATGTTTAGATCCATGAGTACTCGGAGAGGTCCTGGAAGGTATGAGAGATTAGGTAAAGAATCAGTTACCACTGCACTTTTGAACGAGGGATTCAAGAGGAGCACCAGTTTGCCTTCTTGGGGACCCAACCCTTCACGAAAAATGGCTTTAGGTTCAACCTTTGGGGCCTTCAATCTTCAGAGAAACCCCACAAAGAAGGGAAGTAGCAGTGAAAAGAAGAGTCACCCTCTTCTGAGCTTCTTGGCTCTtcgtaagaaaaagaaaacaacagcAAGGCCTGAATTTGCAAGGTATCTTGAATATCTCAAAGAAGGAGGCATGTGGGATTTGAACTCAAATAAACCTGTCATGCATTACATCTGA
- the LOC108346089 gene encoding uncharacterized protein LOC108346089, with amino-acid sequence MFRSMSTRRGPGRYERLGKESVSTALLNEGFKRSTSLPSWGSNPSRKVALGSTFGDFNLQRNPTKKGSSSEKKSHPLLSFLALRRKKKTTARPEFARYLEYLKEGGMWDLNSNKPVMHYV; translated from the coding sequence ATGTTTAGATCCATGAGTACTCGGAGAGGTCCTGGGAGGTATGAGAGATTAGGTAAAGAATCAGTTTCCACTGCACTTTTGAACGAGGGGTTCAAGAGGAGCACCAGTTTGCCTTCTTGGGGATCCAACCCTTCAAGAAAAGTAGCTTTGGGTTCAACCTTTGGGGACTTCAATCTTCAGAGAAACCCCACAAAGAAGGGAAGCAGCAGTGAAAAGAAGAGTCACCCTCTTCTGAGCTTCTTGGCTCTTCgtaggaaaaagaaaacaacgGCAAGGCCTGAATTTGCAAGGTATCTTGAATATCTCAAGGAAGGAGGCATGTGGGATTTGAACTCCAATAAACCTGTCATGCATTACGTTTGA